CCACGCTCGCCGACCGGTGCCGCCGAGACGCGGATGCCACGTGCGAGCAGTGGGACGTATTCCCGTGCGTGATCGGTCGACGGTGTGGTGGGGTCGTTGCCGTGGTCGGCGGTGATAAAGAGCAGGTCGTCCTTGCGGAGCGCGACTTCGAGCGCGGGCACGGCGGCGTCGACCGTCCGCAGTGCCGCCGCGAAGCCGGCCGGATCGTTGCGGTGCCCGTACAACGCGTCGAAATCTACGAGGTTGGCGAAGAGCAATCCTTCTCCCGCCCCGGCGAGCCACTCCTCCACGCGCGCGAGACCGTCCGCGTTGCCCGTCGTGTGGCACGCCGTGATCGCGCGTCCCGCAAACAGGTCGTCGACCTTCCCCACCCCGTGCCGCGGCACGTCGGCGTCGGCGAGCGCGTCGAGCAGCGTCTCGGCCGGGGGCGCGACGGAGTAGTCGCGGCGGTTGCCGGTCCGGCGATACGCGCCGGCCGCGCCGACGAACGGGCGCGCGATCACGCGCGAGACGTCGTCCGGCGCGACGAGCATCGCGCGCGCGATGGTGCACGCGGCATACAGCTCGGCGAGCGGAATCACCGCCTCGTGCGCGGCGATCTGAAAGACCGAGTCGGCCGACGTGTACACGATCCAAGCGCCCGTGCGCTCGTGCTCGGGGCCGAACGCGTCGACGACCGCGGTCCCGCTCCCCACGACGTTGCCGATCACGCCGCGCCCGGTGGCCTCGGCGAAGCCGTGGAGAAGCGACGTCGGGAAGCCGTCCGGGTAGGTCGGGAACGGCCGCTCGAGTCGGACGCCGGCGATCTCCCAGTGTCCCGTCGTGCTGTCCTTTCCGGCCGACGCAGGACGCATGCGCCCCCACGCGGCGGCCGGCGACGCGACCGGCGGCACGCCGCACAGCGCCGCGAGGCAGCCGAGCCCCCACCGCTCGAAATTCGGCAGCGAGAGGCCGCCGGCCGCTTCGCACACGTGCGCGAGCGTGTCACTCCCGACGTCGCCGTACGACGCCGCGTCGGGCGCCGCGCCGACCCCGACGCCGTCGAGGACCACGATCGCGGCGCGCCGGCGCGTGCCGACGGTCACGCCGCGGCTCCGTGATACCGGCGCGGCACGCGGAGCGCCAACCCCGTGAGGAGCTCGTACGGCGACAGCTCACCGCGCGCGGCGACGTCGGCGACCGTCAGCACTCGGCCGTCCGCCGCGCCGATGAGCGTCGCCACGTCCCCCACCGCGCACGGGATGTCCGTCACGTCGAGCATCGTCATATCCATGGTCACGAGGCCGGTCACCGAAGCGCGCCGGCCGTGCAGAATCACCTCGCCGCGGTTGGACAGCGCCCGGCGATAGCCGTCCCCGTACCCCGCGGCTACCGTCGCGATCCGTCGAACCCGGTCCGCGCGCCAGGTCGCCCCATAGCTCACGCCCTCGCCGGCGGGCAGGTCGCGGACGTCGACGACGCGCGCCCGCAGGTGCGCGACGGGGAGCGGACGCTCCGCGGCGCCCGCGTGCTCGGCGACGGTCGCGACGCCGTACACGTAGATACCCGGGCGGACGAGGTCCCACGGCGATCGCCCCCCGAGCTCGACCGCCGGGCTGTTTTCGGCGTGTAAGAGCTGCGGCCGCGCCGGGAGTCGCGCGAGCGCCGCGACGAAGCGTTCCGTCTGCGTCGCGACCGCACCGTCCGCACGCTCGGCCGAGTGGAAGTGCGTGCAGGCGCCCTCGGGCGGGTGTGCGGCGACGGCGACGAGCAGCGGGTCGTCGAGCCGGTCCCACGGCACGCCGGCGCGCGACATGCCGGTGTCGACTCCCAGGTGCCACGGCGCTCCGCCGGAGTCCGCGGCCCACGCGCGGACGTCGTCCGCGCGGTGCAGGACCGGCGTTAGGCCGAGCGCGCGCGCGGGCGCGAACTCGTCGTGGAGGATCGGCGTGACGACGAGGAGCCGCGCGCCTATCCCCGCCGCGCGGAGCGCCGCGCCCTCGGCGACCGTCGCGATCCCGAAGCCCCACGGGTCGCCGGCCGCGAGCAGCGCGCGCGCGACCGCGACGGCGCCGAGCCCGTACCCGTCGGCCTTGATCATCGGCACGAGCGGCACGCCGGCGCGCGCGCGCAGGTACCGCGCGTTCGCGGCCACCGCGTCGAGGTCGACGTCGAGCCACGCGCGCGCGGTCGCGGGCTCGGCCGCCCGCGGGTCCCGCAGTTCGGGTCGCATAGATTGCACCGACATGGGCGCGCAACGTACCGACCGCTGAAGACTTCGGGCAAGAACGACGGCATGCACGACACGGCCACGCTCGCCGACACGCTCGCGCTCATGCGCGACCTCCGCACACGCTGTGAGTGGGACCGCGCGCAGACGCACGCCTCGCTCCGGCCGTACCTGATCGAGGAAGCGCACGAGGTCGACGACGCGATCCGGCAGGAGGACGACGTCGCCCTACGCGAGGAACTCGGCGACCTGCTGCTCCAGGTCGTGTTCCACTCCGTCGTCGCGGAAGAGCGAGGGGCCTTCGACCTCGGCGACGTCGCCGCCGGCCTGGTCGCGAAGATGCGCGACCGGCACCCGCACCTCTACCCGCCGGCCGACGGGGACGCACCCACCGAGCGCCCCGACTGGGAGGCGATGAAGGCGCGCAAGCGCCGCGGCGGCATCGGGCGCGGGCTCCCGGCGACGCTCCCCGCGCTGCACCGCGCGCACCGCTTACAGGACCGCGCCGCGGGCGTCGGGTTCGACTGGCCTAACGCGGACGGCCCGGCCGACAAGGTCGCCGAGGAACTCGGCGAGGTGCGCGCCGAACTCGCCGCCGAGGCGACGGCGGGCGGCCGCGACGGCACCGCGCTCGAGGCCGAACTCGGGGACCTGCTGTTCGCCGTCGTGAACCTCTGCCGCAAGGCCGGCGTGCACGCGTCGCTCGCACTGGACCGCGCGAACGCGAAGTTCACGGCGCGCTTCGACGCCGTCGAGCGGCTCGCCGCGGAGCGCGGCATCGACGTCGCGACCGCGGGACTCGACGTCCTGGACGGGCTGTGGGACGAGGTGAAGGCAGCGGCGGCGCGCGAAGGGTAGCCCGCGCCTTCCACTACGGCCGCAGCCGCTCCATCATCCGCGGGAACGGGATCACCTCGCGGATGTGCTCTACCCCGCAGATCCAGGCGACCGTGCGCTCGAGCCCGAGCCCGAACCCGGAGTGCACGAACGTCCCGTACTTCCGCAGATCGAGGTACCACTGGTACGCGTCCAGCGGCAGCCCTTCTTCGACGATCCGCGCCCGCAGCTTGTCGTAGTCGTCCTCGCGCTGCGAGCCCCCGATGATCTCGCCGCGCCCCTCGGGCGCGAGCAGGTCCGAGCACCGCACCGTGCGCGGGTCGGCCGGGTTCTCCTTCATGTAGAACGCCTTCGCCGCCTTGGGATAGTTGACGACGAACACCGGGCGCTCGTACTCCTCGACGATCCGGGCCTCGTCCGGCGCGCCGAGGTCCTCGCCCCAGGCGGTGTCGCTCCCCTTGCGGCGGACGAGGTCGACGGCGTCGGTGTAATCGAGCCGAACGAACGGCGGCGTGATGCGCTCGAGCATCGTCGTGTCGCGCTCGAGCACCTTCAGCTCCTCGCCGCGGCGATCGAGCGCGCGCTCGACGAGGTAGGCGACGAACTCCTCTTGCAGCCGCATGTTGTCGTCCTGGTCGAACCACGCCATTTCGGGCTCGATCATCCAGAACTCGGTCAGGTGCCGCCTCGTCTTCGACTTCTCCGCCCGGAA
This is a stretch of genomic DNA from Gemmatimonadetes bacterium T265. It encodes these proteins:
- the deoB gene encoding phosphopentomutase → MTVGTRRRAAIVVLDGVGVGAAPDAASYGDVGSDTLAHVCEAAGGLSLPNFERWGLGCLAALCGVPPVASPAAAWGRMRPASAGKDSTTGHWEIAGVRLERPFPTYPDGFPTSLLHGFAEATGRGVIGNVVGSGTAVVDAFGPEHERTGAWIVYTSADSVFQIAAHEAVIPLAELYAACTIARAMLVAPDDVSRVIARPFVGAAGAYRRTGNRRDYSVAPPAETLLDALADADVPRHGVGKVDDLFAGRAITACHTTGNADGLARVEEWLAGAGEGLLFANLVDFDALYGHRNDPAGFAAALRTVDAAVPALEVALRKDDLLFITADHGNDPTTPSTDHAREYVPLLARGIRVSAAPVGERGTFADLGATVAEWFDVAFVGTGTSFLPRLLDGASA
- the asnS gene encoding asparagine--tRNA ligase, with protein sequence MTSPFVRIVELGRYVGQRVTVRAWVTRVRSSGKVAFLVVRDGTGVLQAVLQKNAVAPETWATFGGLTLESAVAVSGEVRAEPRAPGGYEMGADAVTLLGASDPDYPIQPKEHGVDFLLDHRHLWIRSQRQAAILRVRHEVEQAVHDFFYARDFVRTDSPILTAAIGERSGLFSTEYFDEGTAYLAQTGQLYGEALAAALGRIYTFGPTFRAEKSKTRRHLTEFWMIEPEMAWFDQDDNMRLQEEFVAYLVERALDRRGEELKVLERDTTMLERITPPFVRLDYTDAVDLVRRKGSDTAWGEDLGAPDEARIVEEYERPVFVVNYPKAAKAFYMKENPADPRTVRCSDLLAPEGRGEIIGGSQREDDYDKLRARIVEEGLPLDAYQWYLDLRKYGTFVHSGFGLGLERTVAWICGVEHIREVIPFPRMMERLRP
- a CDS encoding nucleoside triphosphate pyrophosphohydrolase, producing the protein MHRHGRATYRPLKTSGKNDGMHDTATLADTLALMRDLRTRCEWDRAQTHASLRPYLIEEAHEVDDAIRQEDDVALREELGDLLLQVVFHSVVAEERGAFDLGDVAAGLVAKMRDRHPHLYPPADGDAPTERPDWEAMKARKRRGGIGRGLPATLPALHRAHRLQDRAAGVGFDWPNADGPADKVAEELGEVRAELAAEATAGGRDGTALEAELGDLLFAVVNLCRKAGVHASLALDRANAKFTARFDAVERLAAERGIDVATAGLDVLDGLWDEVKAAAAREG